The window AAATCACCGCTGTATCAAATCCAAACAGAAAACCACCTAGAGCAGCTGTGATGGAAAGGAAGAGTACGTAATTTTTACTTTGCATATTTTGGGGAATAGTTGATATAGTTATTGGGTTAATTAGTTAATGGATTATTTGGGAATGGTTTTGTTAATTTCCCCAAATCGATTTTAATAGATGAATTTCGACTTTAGAATCCATTCCCTGAAGACTCAACTCTGTGTAAGCTGAAGTTGGAAAGATCAGTTCTGTGATGACAGATTCTCCATCATTGAAGAATATCTCAATAGATGATCGATCAAGGAATATTCGGATATCCTTTACTTCAACTCCTTTCAGAGGAACATTATGAACTGTTGCAAATACATCAGAAAAATCTTTCAATCCTGCTTGACTTCTGTCAAAAAGTACCAGATCATCTGTTTTGTCAATGACTAGTTTATCCCCCTGATCGTTGCTAAAAGTCATTTTAAAATCACCTCCTAGTGACTTCATCTCAATTTCCAACACATCAGAAGTAAGACTGATCAAATCCCCTTCCTGCTCCTTTGTGCTTTCTCTAAGCTTTTCCAATTCTTCAACTGGCCTTGATGCAATAGAATAATCGTCTCCATTCTTCATTAGCTCCAAGCTTCTAGGAACTGTCATCGCTGACCTCCATACTTCTGTTGGAACTTCATTTGCATAAAGCCAATTGCTCATCCAACCTAGAAATAGACGACGACCATCTTCTTTTGGCACATCAGACCAAGTTACGCCTGCGTAATTATCTGCGCCGTAGTCAAGCCATTTGACCTCAGTGGTTTCTGTTGTAAAGACTCTTCCATCAAAATCGCCCACAAAATATTGCGTCGCAGAGCCTCCATTAGGACCTCCAGGGTTGATACTAACTAATAAAATCCATTTTTCTTCACCAGAATCTGTTGTTATTGGAAACAAATCGGGACATTCCCAAACTCCGCCATAAGCCGCCCAATCTGGATTGAAATCACTTTGATACGTCCATTCCAAAAGGTTTGATGAAGTATAAAAGCTGATTTTATCTTTGACAGCTAAAGACATAATCCAAGATTCACTTTCCTCGTGCCATGTTACTTTAGGATCTCTAAAGTCTTTGATTCCTGGATTTGCTAATACTGGATTGTTTTCATATTTCGTCCATGTTCGTCCTTTGTCATTACTGTAAGCAATACCTTGGGTCTGATAGTCATCTCTTCCTGCCTTTTCTCCTGAATCTAAATGATAGGTATAAATTGCAATCATCGGAGGCTGATTTCCTGTTCCCAAACCGCTGGTATTTTCCCAATCTACAACTGCAGAACCCGAGAAAATCCAGCCCAAATCGTCAGGATAGATTGCGATTGGTAGGTGTTCCCAATGAATCAAATCAGTAGATATTGCATGACCCCAATGCATTGGTCCCCATACATTTCCATCAGGATAATATTGATAAAAAAGATGATATTCTCCCTCAAAATAAACCATTCCATTTGGATCATTCATCCAATTGGCTGGAGGTGAAAAATGATATTGAGGTCTAAATTGTTCATCAAACTCTCTGTTTTCTTCAACCACCGTCTCTTTTTGAGAACAGGCTTGAAAAAACGTGATAGAAATAAATAAAAACAAAGTGCTAATTCTGGTATTCATTAGGGTTGTAGGTTAAAGTAAAAGCTTAAATTACATGAAAAATCCTAAAATCATGTAATAGTCACCCAAGAACTATTACCCTCAATAAAACACAGAAGCAAAATATTCAAAAACTAAATAATTCAAAAGCCATTCTATCTTCTTCATTATCTGGATTATCAGGATTATTTAATGAAATGTATAATCCAGTTTTCCCTACAAATGAATTCAAGGGCAAATACTTACTTCCTTCAAAAATATTTTCACCTAAAAGCTCCAAATTCTTATCGAAGACCATGACTACAAATTTCCCGGGATTATTCCTCAAAGCTCTCACTTCATCCTCCGTCTCCACGTCCAAATCTGGATAAGCAAAGCGATAAAAAACCTCTCTGTAAGGATCATAAAGCAAATTGTCATAACGAGAAGAGGCAAAACTATATTTCTGAGACTGAATAGGTGTTCTATCTATAGGTAACAGAGGTAATTTTTCACTTAAATATTTACTTTTTCCTTCAACAACTTGTAAAGGCGCATCGAAACTTTCTGACCAATACAAATGATGATCTCCAAAGAAGGAATAGACAAGTTTGTCTTCGCTTTGCGCTCTACTGCTTTCAAACCTTTTGAATCCAGCTTCCAAATATCCCTTCGGGTAATAATGGGGCAACAATTCTGTTTGCATGGTTTCTAGATTTAGCCTAAATCCTAAACTTGATCCGGCTAGTATATCATCAGTCATTTCTAAGTAATTGGAAACAACATTAGGCCTAGTTTTAAAAATAATTTCATTTCCACTGATAATTGGAGGAGTGATAAAACTGATATTATGAACGAATGCAGCAGTATGATTTTCTGGAGCATCATACCTGAATTTATGCTTGACATTTCCAGAAGTGTCTGTCAAGCTAAAATAGGATCCTCGGAAAGGAAAAAGAAAAATACTATCTAAAGTATGTACATGAAATGCCATCAACTCACCAACACCTTGATCGCCTTCTTTTTCAAAAGGAATAGACTTGATCAATTTCCCATCTTCTAAATCATACATTTGAAGTGAATTTGTAGCCCAATTAATATTGAAGACTAATTCCTTTTCTGCCTCCAAATATTGTAACCCCATACTAAAATCAGGAGTAGTTTCATCAATCAAAAGACTTACTTTGCCTTTTGATATCATTTGAAATTCTTTTGTTGCTTTTCTAGAGCTCGAATCACAGGAGTAGCATAATAGTAGGGTAATGCAAAAAAAGAAAATGTAAGTCTGTTTCATGAAAACTGTTATTGAAATGAATTCAAACCTAATGATTTAATTTTAAAAATTCAATCCAGACTGAAGTATCAAAAACTACACCTTTCATTTTCTATTTATTTCACGCAATTTCTGCGAAGAATATTTGAATTCCCATGGTTCATTCAAAACCAAAGCTCAAAACTCTTTTAGTTTTTGAGATCTAATGTAAGTTTTCAAAGCTATTTTCAAGGTATCTGTAACTGTACTAGACTTAGAAAGCTCCATAGCTTCGGCAATCAAATCATCTGGAATTATCGCTGTAACTTTCAAGTTATTAAGTTTTTAAAAAAAATAAGATAAACGATCGGATAAAGAAATCCTAACGGAATAAAAGCAATTATCAGGACAAATAAACAAGATATCATTTGATTGATTTGGCTCTACAAATAGTTAACCTTGGGCCTAACTTGTCCATGGCGGATTTCTACTAATTCTAATCTATTTTACAAAGCTTAAATCATTTCAACAATCCCAAAACCTTCTCTAAAGCTGGATTCCTATTCCCCTTTTTCCACACTGCATACAGCTCCGTTTTTTGCTTGATCCTATTCAATTCTATAAATTTCACCTTGAGGTCATATCCCTGTTGCAGAGAAGTTGGTATGATAGCTACCCCTAGACCTGCTTCCACCAGTTTAAAAATAGTTAAAGCATGGACAGACTTATGAGTAATTCTAGGAGAAAAGTTTTGATCCTCACAAATTGACATGATCTTATCATAGTAAATGGAAGAATAGTCATGGGAAAAGAGGATAAAGTTTTCTTCCTTCAATTGCCCAACATTTTTAAAACCATGTTCAGATAAATGATGATTCAAAGGCAAAACCAATGAAAAAGTATCCTGTTGCACCATTTTCATTTGTAGGACCTCAGGAACTCGCGCTAGCCTCACAAAACCCAAATCCAATTTATCCTTTTCGAGCATCTCAACTTGTAAAGTATTGCTGAGTTCCTCCATAGTGGTTTGGATACCTGGGAAGTGCAAGGAGATTTTCACCAAAAGTTCAGGAAGAACAGTATGAGCAGCTGATCCAAGAAACCCTATTCTAAGTTCACCAATATTTCCAATTGCAATTTCCTTCAGTTGGGTTTTGGTGAGTTCGAGGTGATTGAAAATGTAATCTACTTCAGATTTGAGGTAATGTCCTGCTGCTGTCAGTTCTACTCTTCTCTTAGTTCTTTCAAAAAGCTGCACCGCCAATATTTCCTCCATCTGCTTAATCTGACGGCTGAGTCCTGGTTGGGAGATAAATAAGCGTTCCGCTGCCCTACTGAAATTTAATTCTTCAGCAACAGCACGGAAATATTCAAAGTGTCTTAATTCTATATTCAAGGCTCAAAGGTTATATTGCCACAAAGGTGCGAAGTCGCTAAGAATTTTTAGATTAGTTTTGAATTTAATTCTAAGTTATTGTATTGAAATTCATTTTTTGCTTTGTGCCTTTGTGCCTTCGTGGCAATCTTTTTTTCCTACCTTTTTAATTACGGAATCTTTTAATGCCATTCTTTATCAAAGGAACATTAAAGTTTATAAGGAAACCTAAATTCAATCTAGTCAGTTTCAAATGGCTGATGATTTGAGCTGTCCAAACAGGATTAACTTGTTCTACTGATTTGATCTCAATGATGACTTTATCTTCCACCAATAAATCTAATCTCAAACCTTCATCAAATTGAATTCCATCATACTGTATTGGAATAGTAACTTGTCTTTTCACTTGCAAACCAGCTTTTCTAATCTCATGTGCCAAACAAACTTCATAGATTTTTTCAAGTAATCCTGGCCCAATGGCTTTATGAATTAAAAAAGATGCATTAACAATCACTTTTCCAATTCTCTCTTCCTCAATACTAAGACCGTCAAATTCCATAGAATATATGTTTCTTTTTTTATTCAAATGAAACAATATACAAAGCCCTAACAACAGACTCAAGTTAACCCATGAATTTAAACGTTTAATTTTTAATAACCTATACTTATCAATATATAGCAAAATTAGTATTTATAATCATCAATAAGATGAAGTATTTTTGAATTCCAATACCACTATGACACAAAGTAAGTCCAAATAGAAATTGATTTAAAATCTCCAAAACTTTCTCCTTTGGCCCTTTGATCCTTTCTAATCAAAAAATTTAGCGTCATAGTACCTAAAAAAACTTTGCGCCTTAGTGCCTTAGTGGCAAAAAAAATATGAAAACTACCTTCCAATACGGCCAACAACATCTCACTGCTTCCATAGCACTGAGTATAGCTAAAGATGAAATTCGAGGTATCCTCACAGACGAGACTAGAGAAAAAGTTAGGGCTAGTGCTTCTGCTGTAGAAAAAATTGTTGCAAAGGGCAAACCTGTTTATGGGATCAATACTGGGTTTGGTCCGCTTTGTACGACGATGATTTCTCCTGATCAA is drawn from Belliella baltica DSM 15883 and contains these coding sequences:
- a CDS encoding glycoside hydrolase family 32 protein, with protein sequence MNTRISTLFLFISITFFQACSQKETVVEENREFDEQFRPQYHFSPPANWMNDPNGMVYFEGEYHLFYQYYPDGNVWGPMHWGHAISTDLIHWEHLPIAIYPDDLGWIFSGSAVVDWENTSGLGTGNQPPMIAIYTYHLDSGEKAGRDDYQTQGIAYSNDKGRTWTKYENNPVLANPGIKDFRDPKVTWHEESESWIMSLAVKDKISFYTSSNLLEWTYQSDFNPDWAAYGGVWECPDLFPITTDSGEEKWILLVSINPGGPNGGSATQYFVGDFDGRVFTTETTEVKWLDYGADNYAGVTWSDVPKEDGRRLFLGWMSNWLYANEVPTEVWRSAMTVPRSLELMKNGDDYSIASRPVEELEKLRESTKEQEGDLISLTSDVLEIEMKSLGGDFKMTFSNDQGDKLVIDKTDDLVLFDRSQAGLKDFSDVFATVHNVPLKGVEVKDIRIFLDRSSIEIFFNDGESVITELIFPTSAYTELSLQGMDSKVEIHLLKSIWGN
- a CDS encoding DUF4221 family protein, translating into MISKGKVSLLIDETTPDFSMGLQYLEAEKELVFNINWATNSLQMYDLEDGKLIKSIPFEKEGDQGVGELMAFHVHTLDSIFLFPFRGSYFSLTDTSGNVKHKFRYDAPENHTAAFVHNISFITPPIISGNEIIFKTRPNVVSNYLEMTDDILAGSSLGFRLNLETMQTELLPHYYPKGYLEAGFKRFESSRAQSEDKLVYSFFGDHHLYWSESFDAPLQVVEGKSKYLSEKLPLLPIDRTPIQSQKYSFASSRYDNLLYDPYREVFYRFAYPDLDVETEDEVRALRNNPGKFVVMVFDKNLELLGENIFEGSKYLPLNSFVGKTGLYISLNNPDNPDNEEDRMAFELFSF
- a CDS encoding type II toxin-antitoxin system VapB family antitoxin, whose amino-acid sequence is MKVTAIIPDDLIAEAMELSKSSTVTDTLKIALKTYIRSQKLKEF
- a CDS encoding LysR family transcriptional regulator codes for the protein MNIELRHFEYFRAVAEELNFSRAAERLFISQPGLSRQIKQMEEILAVQLFERTKRRVELTAAGHYLKSEVDYIFNHLELTKTQLKEIAIGNIGELRIGFLGSAAHTVLPELLVKISLHFPGIQTTMEELSNTLQVEMLEKDKLDLGFVRLARVPEVLQMKMVQQDTFSLVLPLNHHLSEHGFKNVGQLKEENFILFSHDYSSIYYDKIMSICEDQNFSPRITHKSVHALTIFKLVEAGLGVAIIPTSLQQGYDLKVKFIELNRIKQKTELYAVWKKGNRNPALEKVLGLLK
- a CDS encoding GxxExxY protein, whose product is MEFDGLSIEEERIGKVIVNASFLIHKAIGPGLLEKIYEVCLAHEIRKAGLQVKRQVTIPIQYDGIQFDEGLRLDLLVEDKVIIEIKSVEQVNPVWTAQIISHLKLTRLNLGFLINFNVPLIKNGIKRFRN